The Stutzerimonas stutzeri DNA window GAGATCCGCATCCGGGCGTGGGCGCTGCTGTAGCAGCACATGGCACCCGGGGTCGGGTGTAGCCAGATCGATCAGCACGTCGGCCCGATTCGCTTCCGACACAACGGCGCGATGGCCCGGCAACCGCTGCGGCAGGTCGAACAGCACCCAGTCGTAGTTGTGTCCGATCAAGTCACAGCGCTGCGCCCAGCAGCTCGAATCCGCGCAGAGCTGGCCTTCGATCTGGGAAATCTCCGCCCCGCCAAGCTCGCCGTACGGCAGCAGGTGCAGGCCCGGGAGCAGTTCCAGGGCACTCTCATGCCATGGTGCAGCATCCAGCTGCGCGCGCGCCCAGCCGGAGGCATACGCAACGTCGACACTGAAATGCAGGCGCAGCATGTTGTCCGGGCTGAGATCGATCAACAGTACCCGCTCACCCTGTTCATGCAGCGCGATGCCGAGGCCGGCCAGCAGCGAGGTGGCGCCGATTCCGCCGCGCAGGCCGCGCAGCACGAGCTGCTTCATGCCGGAGGCCTGCTGGCCACGGCCACACTGGCGTTCTCGAGCGAGACGCTCTCGAGCGCGCTGTTCAGGTGGGCGACGACGGAAAGCTCGCTCAGCAGCGGCCAGCGCTGAACTGCCTTGTCCAGTGCCAGCGACGCGGAGATGTCCTGATAGCCGAGCTTCGGCATGCCCAGATGGCGTTTCAGGTTGTCGACATCGTCTTGTGGCGACGGCAGGACCAGCGATTCCATAGGCGTGCTACTCGAACCGGTTTGGATAAGGAAGCCAGATGGTCTGGCCGCTGAGACGTACATACGGTTTTCCTGCGCGCTCGATCACCTGCGCGCCGGCCGTTTCGGAGACCAGCTCGGTCTGCGGCAGGTCAGCGACCAGCGCCTCCAGGTTCGGGGTGCTGCCCTGCTGACGGGCGGCGTAGAGCCGGGAAACCAGCTCGGAAAGCGCCAGGAAGCTCGTTGGCTGCTGGATGTGCACGGGCTGCGTGCCGTGAGAGGCGTCCATCCCGATCAGTTTCAGGCCGACGGGCACCTGGGTGATCGATGGCCGGGGAATCTCGCGCATGCCGGCGATCTGCATGCGGTCACCATGCAACGCCGCTCCGTGCTCGGGTACCAGCAGCAAGGCGACCGGCCGACCGCTGCGCTCCAGCTCGTCGATGAAACGGTTGAGGTCATCCAGCAGGCGCTGCGCGCGAGGCCTATATGCCGCCGATTGGGCATTGCCATCCGCTCCGACGATGCGGTTCCCGTCGTGCAGGCTGATGCTGTTGTAGAAAAGGCTGACCTGTGGCTCCGGCAATGCCTGACGACGCTGCCACCAGCCGTTGAGCACGTCGAAATCCCTGGCGATCGGCGAGCCGTCGAAGCCTGCCAGCGCACGCGCGAACTTCTGGCTCGCCAGCACCGGCAGGGGCATGCCCTGGGCTTCGATTTCACCGGCGAAGCCGTCGAACTTGCCGTTGTGGTTCATCAGGGTTTCGGCGTGGAAGCCCAGGTTGGCCAGATTCTGGAACAGCAGGCATTGTTCCGGCGCGGGTTCGTACAGGGCCTGATGACGGGGCTGACCGCAGCTGGCTCGCAGCAGCCGGATTGCCGCCGGCCCGCTGTAGGAAGTGGCGGAGTTGAAACGATCGAAGATGACGTCCATGCGTTTGAGCAGAGCGTTGTCGCGTAACTCGACCGCGTCCAGATCGTCCCAGGCCAACGAGCAGACATTGATGAACAGCACGTCGAACGCCGCGGTTTGCTCGCTGCGCAGGGGGAACTGCGTCTGGCGCGTGGCCTCGGTGCGGAAGAAATTCTCGAGCCAGGTATCCAGCGCCACATTGTCCTGAAGGGCCGGCGCGTCGTTGCCCTGTGCGGACGCCACGACGGGGGCGGCATCTGCACGCGGTGGTGATGCCAGCAGAGGGATGCTGCCCAGGTTCAGCCAGATCAGACCGCCCAGGCAGATCGTGGACAGGCGAATCCAGTTCGCCATGTAGCTGTAGCCAATCACCAGCAAGGCGCAGAGGCCAAGCACGGTCCAGTCGACGAAGCGTCCGGCTGGTTCCACGAGATAGGCTGGGGAAAAATCCAGCACCCCCGGTTGTGCCAGCAACCGGTCGAACGGGGGCAGCCAGGTGTCGTGGTACAGCAGCGCGATAC harbors:
- the bcsG gene encoding cellulose biosynthesis protein BcsG, which translates into the protein MNAPERLIVPAPPVTRWPGLGVWNLYFLLKFLLLGLGLLNFQALPNLVFAAFLVVPLPGAPWRIVRQLIAIPVGIALLYHDTWLPPFDRLLAQPGVLDFSPAYLVEPAGRFVDWTVLGLCALLVIGYSYMANWIRLSTICLGGLIWLNLGSIPLLASPPRADAAPVVASAQGNDAPALQDNVALDTWLENFFRTEATRQTQFPLRSEQTAAFDVLFINVCSLAWDDLDAVELRDNALLKRMDVIFDRFNSATSYSGPAAIRLLRASCGQPRHQALYEPAPEQCLLFQNLANLGFHAETLMNHNGKFDGFAGEIEAQGMPLPVLASQKFARALAGFDGSPIARDFDVLNGWWQRRQALPEPQVSLFYNSISLHDGNRIVGADGNAQSAAYRPRAQRLLDDLNRFIDELERSGRPVALLLVPEHGAALHGDRMQIAGMREIPRPSITQVPVGLKLIGMDASHGTQPVHIQQPTSFLALSELVSRLYAARQQGSTPNLEALVADLPQTELVSETAGAQVIERAGKPYVRLSGQTIWLPYPNRFE
- the bcsR gene encoding cellulose biosynthesis protein BcsR yields the protein MESLVLPSPQDDVDNLKRHLGMPKLGYQDISASLALDKAVQRWPLLSELSVVAHLNSALESVSLENASVAVASRPPA
- the bcsQ gene encoding cellulose biosynthesis protein BcsQ is translated as MKQLVLRGLRGGIGATSLLAGLGIALHEQGERVLLIDLSPDNMLRLHFSVDVAYASGWARAQLDAAPWHESALELLPGLHLLPYGELGGAEISQIEGQLCADSSCWAQRCDLIGHNYDWVLFDLPQRLPGHRAVVSEANRADVLIDLATPDPGCHVLLQQRPRPDADLLLINRFNPASQLQRDLLLLWRSQPRSNRQPQLIHEDEALPEALAHKLPIGHYAPKSQAASDLRSLALWCLAQRAKC